TTAACACAGAAGTTTTGACCAAGGTTTTCCATTCAGATGGTTTTTCATTGTAATTTAGCATTTAGAAATACTTCAGTAGCCACTGTAGATTATGGGCTGACTCGTAATGGCAAGAAACACAGAGAAGTGTCCTGCAAAGGGAGTGTTGTGGGTCAGCTCCTGGCCTGGCCTGCTGGCTTCTTGGAGGTCTGCTATACATGGACCCACCTTTGGTGTCCCAGGGCCTCCAGTGTCCGTTGACAGATGAGATGGGCTTTGATGACTGGTTGACAGATCACGTTTGAAGGCATCAGTGAGGTAAAGGGACTGCTGCATTGTCCCAGGTCACAGCCAGTCTCTTTTTAAGTTCTGAGCTTCTGTGAACATTGTGTTTGACTAGGACGATCCCACAGCtttggaaagagggagaaagagagcttgTTAAGACAGTGGTCTCTTAGGTCCCTGCCCACCCTGAAATCTGCAGAAGTGGGTCATAGTCTTTTTTTGGGGCgggtaagtttttatttttctatttatttacttatttagagagcACGCACACgtgtgagtgagagggagagaaagaatcccaaacagactccatgccaagAGCAGTGCCCACTGtgaggcttaatctcatgaccccaagatctcgtccttgagccgaaatcaggagtcggatgcccaactaactgagccacccagaaatgAGTCTTGTAATGTTAACTCTTGGGCCTTGGGCCTGATGAATGCGTGGTGGATGGGGAGAGAGTCCCTGCAATGCTGGGTTAGAAGGATGGAGAGGGACCCGGGAAGAGCCCATTCAGGAACACCCTCCCAGCACTGTCAGAAACGGCCTGTGGGAGAAGGTGCCATGGCTTTTGGCAGAAAGGCGGGCAGTCATTCGGAATACACCAGAATGCAGGCTGTGCTGTGTGGGGAGCATACCAGCCCGACCTTGCTGCCCCCAGCTGTCAAGTACCTGCAGATTGACCTTCTGAAGGAGCCCATGCATTTGAGGTTTCCACCCAGGATTCGAAGTTGCACACCCCATTTATATGCTTAGAACTGTGACGcacattttatgtaaaataacacAGATGAGCCAGTAGCTAATAGAAAGCTTGTGCCCTGGAGAAACTGGTTGGAGAGCGGATTCCTCCGTATGTGCGACACCTGCCCTTGGGGTCCCTGCTTCTCAGAAAGTGTGACAGCTGTCTGGGTGCCATGCTCAGCTCGCAGTAGTTCTGGAGACTGGGGTGAAAAATACCAGAAGATCAAGTGTTTATGGGCAgctgttcctttccttctactaactttgtaCTTCAGATTTTTGAAAATACTGAGCTTGTTTTACTTCTGTAATTAAATCTTTTTAGTTTAAGAAATTGCTGTGTCTTGGGTCATCTTAACAAATGTAGTTTTTGGTcttttgagtttttcattttttttagtaagtAATTCTCAAATTTTGTCTTTCAAAGACTTTTATTTGATGTTTGTAATAGTAGAAATCCTTTGTTTTTTGTCAAGAAATCTCCCAGCGAAGCCAGCTGAAGAAGCCCAGAAACACAGGCAGCAGTACGAGGAAATGGTGGTTCAGGCCAAGAAACGAGGTAATGGCTCTCACACGTGTTGCTTATGTCAGATGCCACAAGATTGCGTGTCTTTCcggagatttttttttacctcctggAGCCCTAGATCCTGAACTTTGGTGAATgcctaaatattttgaaatttttgttttttatcaaaaGCATATGTTTCCACTGATTATCCATTCCCAGTAGCTTTCTCCAAGGAGGTAATACTAGGAATTTACATGAGAAAAGAGACCCTTTAGGACAGAAGTGCTAGGCTGGGGAAAGCTTCAGTCCAAGGTGATGAGGTGATGAGCAAACTTCCTCCCCTCTCCGTCCTCCACTTTCCTCATTTACAAGATGATGTCATTGGATTTGATGAAATCCTGTGCAGCATTTAAAAACCCTAAGACGCCGGCATGTTTAAAAAAGTGTACATAATAAACACAGTGTGGCCCATCCCACGAGTATTAATTCAGCACAAACTGGAAGGATGATCTGCCACCTGCTAGAGCATGGACAGACCTGGAGGGCTCAGCAACATAAGCTACTCACTAAAGTACGCGTATTGTAAGATTTTGCTGACCTGAAGCCCCAGAGCAGTGAGAATCATAGAGCTGGAGAGTAGAGCGGTGGTGAGCTTCTGTCAGGGAaggtgagaaagttctggagtGGTGGGTGGTGCACAACCATGTGAACGTACCCCATGCTGCCAGTTGTACGTGCAGAATGGCTAAGATGCTGCATGTTGTTTTAGTAAAAGAAATAGCGCGATAAACTGCGAAATAGCGCAGTAGAAGAAATAGCAAAAAGCATGTGTAGTTTAAGATGCGTGAGATTTCTCCAAGTTGCTCCTCCCACGCTATGACTTGTACCCGAGCTGTGAGAGGTGAGGCTAGAGGCTCAGTGGGGAAGGGGACTGGGCAGAGGGCCCCGGGGCGTCTGGTGGTCGGCAGTGTTCTAGGTTGGCTGGGCAGGGAGTTTCTTGGGTTTCTCTCCTGAGGTGGCTGAACCCTGTTCTCACTCACATGCCCTTCTGTCTGCGCGTTCTCCTTAAAAAGCTTAGCGAGAGGTGGACAAGGCCTAAGTGTCCCACACTCCGAGAGGCCCAGAACGGTAGTTGGGAGGGTGGCATCACGGCCCACTTCGGTGGCGTCTTCTGGTGTTTCGCGGCATGACTCTGAGCCAAGTCACCCTGTGTGCAAGCGGTGTCAGTTAACTGATGCTCTATCCTCATTTGCCGTCGACGTTTGTAGAGCTGAAGGAGGCCCAGCGGAGGAGAAGGCAGCTGGAAGAGAGGTGCCGCCTGGAGGAGAGCATTGGCAACGCCGTCCTCACCTGGAACAACGAGATTTTGCCTAACTGGGAAACAATGTAAGCTGTCGTGTGGCGGGTACTGCTAGATGGCTTAGCAGTTCCCTCTAGAACCTGCCGTTAGCGGTGGTGTGAACTGGAGCTCCCGTCACAGCCTTCCGTGAATTTACCCTTTACGTTTATATGGTGTggggtctccctccccacctcagtTCACCCCTGCCGTTCCCTGCCGGGACACTGGGACAGCCCTCATCCGACCCCCAGGTTGTCTTTGCTTCGTATCCAGAGGAACCTTCTAAAGCCCAGGTCTTTGTCATCCCCCGCCCCTTAGTGTAGAATGTCCATGACTTCCTGCTGCTCTGTATACAGTGTGAGTTCCTTTGCTTACCTGGTGGGAACTTTTGTGAGATAACACTTCCCATCTAGGCTCACCTTCTAGCTCTCCTGCCTTGATGACCCCTTTCTTTAGGCAGCCGCAGGACCTTTGCATGTACCGTGCCCTCTGCTTAGAGTGCCCTTGTCCTGTAACACCTCCTCCAGCTAACTCTTTGTTCTTTAAAGCTCGTACTTCCTTGGGGAAGACATTCCTGCCCAGGGGACTGTAGCTGACCCCTGGGTACACTGCACCCATCTGCTCCAGCAGCTGATGTCTTCTGTCTGAGGCTGGGGATGGGGTCTTTGATGACATTTCCCAGTGGCCAGTACCCAGCAGAGCCTGACACCTGCTGTCATCTTAACACCCGTGGACAACAAGAGTCCTCCTTGCACGTTCGGAATGGGGAGGGGCAATGTGCAGACAGCGGTCCCTAGGGCCACGCGCAGAGGCGAGTGGCTTCTTCTGGGTCTTGGTCCGTTAGCGGGCGCCACCGGGGAGCTTGGATGGGAGTTTCCCTGCAGGCTTGTCCCTTTCCACCTAAAGCAGATGTCAGGATGTTGGGGACTTGCTTCTGGCACTTTCCTCGCTCTGGTATTCCTCGCTCTTGTTAACAGGGGTCAGACGGCCCTGTTGAGGATCTCTGCCGGGAAAACAAGCTATTCCTAAAGCCCACTTTTCTAGGTGTCTTTAATAGGCTGGACAtgctcaggaaatattttctctcaaagGGGACCCAAGACAAGAATGGGGGTGCTCAGAACCCCTGGGCTGTCTCCCTGTGTGGCTGCAAAATGCCTCCTGCCCCTCCACTCCTGGTGCCTCCTGCCCTGCCCGACCCTTGGTGTGAGCCAGATGTGGGCACTTACACAGCAGCCTGTGTTCAGGGCTCCAGCTGGGCGCCCCTGTGCTCTGTCCCACTTGACCTTCACAATGCCTCCTGGGGGAGGGTCTCAGCAGCtgcagggcagaggggagaaggaatCTGCTCTGGGTTCCACAGGTAAGCGCAGAATCAGTCGCAGCAGCCCGTGCTGTtcccttctccccccgcccccgccccccgcactgTGCCGAGAAGCCCCAGCCGAGCCCAGTCCCCTTTACGTTAGCCCCAGCTGGTGGCGGTCCCCGCTGTGGGCCGTGCATGTGCCTCGTGGCCCTTAGGCCTCCGCGGCTCCACTGCTGGTGGGGCTCACTTCCCAGTGACCAGCCTGCGTGCAGGGTGTGGTGGCCAGCCCCTGGGCTCTCGGGGCTCCCTGCACTGTGCCCAGCTGTCTGTAGTTCCTGAAGCTGCCCAGGCTGTTTCTCattccctgccttctgctcagaaagCCCTTCCCTTTACCTGCTTAAACTGGGGCTAGTCACACAGGATTCAGCTCCAGAACAGCGCCCTCCCTGCTCACACGGGGCCCTTGGTGTCCCTGTCACAGCCGTTGTCATTGATCTGGCCTCTGGAGCATGGGGCTGCGGCTCCCTGAGGGTGGGGACTGTATGTGCAAGACTGTCCCCTGATTTTCTGGTCTGGGGCTAGATGCACGGGTGGTCGGGTGTTTCTTCACTGAGAAAAAACTCATAAATCCATGCTTCTGTTTTTGTGCAGGTGGTGCTCTAGGAAAGTTCGAGATCTCTGGTGGCAGGGGATCCCTCCCAGTGTGAGAGGCAAAGTCTGGAGCTTAGCCATTGGCAACGAGTTAAACATCACCCATGGTGAGTAGCTTGCCTGATCCCAGGCTTGGAGAATGGATCCTTTCCCCCTGCCACCTTCCAGCCCCAGTCCTCTGGCTTGCCCTGTGAGGAAGAGAGGCAGCTGCTGCCCTGAAGTCGTGTCTTTGAGAGGCCTGGTAACTGGGTCCTCCAGGAGGGAGAGACAGCGGGGCAGCCAGGGTCactcctccctgcttctgttaCCCAGGAGTTCCGAGCagatgcctgccttcctcctgaTACCTGTCCTCTTCCCAGAACAGACTAGGGGGCACAGAGAATTTTCAGAGCAGTGGTGGGCTGGGTCATGTCCGGATCTTTCCTCCAGGTGCTGTGGAAAGCCAGCTTGGTGGGGACGTGGGAGTGGAAGAGAGGCGGGTGTTCTTTCTGGAGGCCTTGTGGTTGGGGTGCAGTGGGGTTTTTGGCAGCATTTTGTTCCAGGCGGCTGATCTGTAAGCGCTATAGAAGGACAGCTCCCATGCCAGGCCGGGGTCCCTGAGTCCTAGTAGCTGCCATCCAGGGGGAGGTGGAGATGTGTAGGTATTGGGCTCTTTGTCTCCCCGGATGCCCCGTGCGGCGTGCAGGTGGTCATACCCTAGCAGCTGTGCACCCTGGACTGGCTTCCCGCTCTGCACCCCGCAGCCCACAAGGCTGTGTGCCCAGAGGGAGCTGGACACCAGGAGCTGAGACACTTCTCCGCCTGCCCGCAGTCTCGGCTGCCGAGACAggagcctcttcctcctgccctttGTGCTCCTGCTGTGGGTGGTGGTAGTTTTCGCCCCACGGAAAGCATTCAAGTGGAAAACTGATTTGTATCTTCTCTTTGTAGGTAGGGTTCGTGTTTTTATTAccgttactttttttttttttttcccttaatcttACAAGACTTTGACCTTACCCCACAATGGCGGCCTTGTCCAGGCAGCGTTCTCTGTCTTGATTAAGGTCAGCTGGTTGTGTGGATGGTTCCTGGTTTCTGTTTCTAGTGACTGCCTCCAGGCTCCGTTTTAATTTCTTTACGTTAGAGGAGTATATGTAATATTTAACTTCTGAAATCGTTTGTAGAAGTTTGGAGAAATCGCCGAGCATTTACCTCAGTCCTTGttcttaaaaatgttctaaacTCTAGCAGCAGCCGAGCAACAGCTGAGCTGGgtactgtgtgtgtctgtgtggttctCACTGGTGCCTGCGTTGATTTTAGGAGAACTAGAATCTTCTGTGGACTGTGTCAGAGTAGATGGGGCTCAGCAGCCCCGATTACATATCTTGAAAGTTTGTCTCGATGCGGATATCGGTTCATTTTATTTACGTCGCATCATTCTTGTATGATTGGCTGcctggagcctgtttcccccacgaGAGCACGTGCCTTGGAGGCTGCGATCCCAGCTGTCACTTCTCTGCTCCGTCACTGGGCCCGGCCTAGCCCTCTGCATGTGGCAGGCGCTCAGGAAGTATCCATGGGGTGCATGCCTGTGCCACCTTCTTGGGTTCTCCTTAATCTCAGTTTTACTGAATATTTAAGCCAACATAAGAATGTGAGGCTGGGCATCACGTTCTGTTGCTTACTTAGATGTCTTCTCTAACATCAACAGCCCTTCTGAGAAGGTTCAGGACTGCCCCACACCCTAGCGCGGGCTGGAGTCAGGATTCTCTGCTACCCTTGGCTGGGTCGGAAGCCTGTGTTCCATCTTGGGAACCCCTGGAGATTAGCTCTTGAAGGTTGTGCTTGTAAGATTGGAAACTTCTAGAAAGTCGGTGTAGTACGTTACTGAGCCTTTGCTCTCAGGGAAGTCAGCCTTGGGCTTTGTACCCAGGTCTGAGAGGAAGGTGAGTGCAGCCCCCTCATCACTGCAGACACCACAGTAAAGGACAGAGACACCTGTGGGACTTGACGCTTCAACTCGTTTTTGTCTGAGGCTGCTGGCTTCTGTGCTTGAACCATCTCATACCTCTTCTGGCCAGTGGTTCCCAGTGTTTGGGGGCCAGGTGGTGGTTTCCTTCCATCTCCAAGCCAAGCCCACCTCCTGGAACGTTGAGAGTAGGCAGAGGTTCCCCAGACCTTTTTGTTCAGGGATAATAGTATGAAGTTACATTTCACAGTCGTACCCTCTTCTGCCCCGGCCGACCCGCGTGTTGTGACTCAGATCTTTAACAAGGCTGGAAAAAGTAATTAATCGAGATTTCCCTTGTTGGATCACAATACGGTTCCTACAACTTGGcttatgttttaataaaatagcGTGAACTCTCTGGAAGGCAGGGTGCTCTGTTGTATATTCCAGAAGTAATGGTGGGAAAAATAAAGTGACAGAAATTCTCTGGGTAGCTGCAGTTAAAGTCTTTGTCATCCATCAGTGCTCATAAGCGACGCCTATGTGGATGAGGGACCCAGGGCTGGGGTGAATGGCCAGGGGCCTGGGGAGGTCTCcgtgggtggagccctcacggggCTTCCTTCAGGAATGAGGCATGGACATACCCACACAGGGCTGGCTATGACAGCAGAATTTGTGAGCATGAGCTCTTACTTCACCGTTCTAAGCTCCTCAAAGAGAAGacttactgaaaaagaaagttgtaggggtgggggaggttgggagCCATCCTTCTGGGGGCTCCTCCTGGGAATTGGCGGCCAGCAAGAGCCCCAGTGTTGTGAAGCCTCTGCCCGCTGTGCTTGGCCCCCTCCCTGCGTCTGGCAGTGAGCTGAGGGAGGCTGGGCCCCCGTGGTAGCGGCCACCTCCTGtctttctctggagccacatgggTCTCTGCTgggctctgcttccctccctcgtCCGTCGTCTGGTGTTCATTGATTGTGTCGCTCTCTGTTGTCCCTGTGCTGATCACCCTCGCTGCGTAGGCAAGGGAGAAACCTTTACATCTCAACCCCCCCAGGGGCTCACAGTCTAGTGAGGCAGTAAACTCAGACACGAGTCAGAACAGAAATGTGGTAGGGGCGTGTTGTGTTGTTGAAGCATGCACCCAGCATCTTGCTAATAACTTTGTGACTTCTTCCTTAGTATGTGCTGACGTCCTCAGAAGCTGCGTTGAGGACTTACTCACGTGGCCTTCTGAGTATGCAGTCTGAGACCAACCTGTAACCACTGGAACGAGTTGGTCATTTGCTTGCCCGGGCTTTGGGGACACAGACTCCTACGTGCCTTGGTACTCACCCTGAGGCTTCTCTTTCAGAGCTCTTCGACATCTGTCTTGCCCGAGCCAAGGAGAGGTGGCGGTCCTTCAGCACAGGAGGCTCTGAGGCAGAGAACGAAGGTACATACCATGCTAAACCCGGGAGGCTATGTGGGTCTGTCGTGTGTCACTGTTTATGACACAGCCAACTTTCTGGCACTGAAATAGTGGTTGGTGCACATTTATAAAAAGGTTCATGGGAAaagggatttattttctttttttaaaaagattttattatttgacagagagagagaacatgagcagaggagcatcaggcagagggaaagggagtggaagagggagaagcagactacctgctgaacagggaggctgatgcgggacccgatcccagtatcctgagaatcatgaccctagctgaaggcagatgcttaatggcggAGCCACCAAGGCGTGccggatttttttttcttagaagaaacCATTTGAAGAGAAGCTTATGAAAAAGACCAATTCCTGAGATGCATTTGTGTGCAGACAGGCTGGAGGGCCAGTTGTAACTGCTGTGGTTTCACGGTTCCCGTGATTTTAGCAGCCTAGCCCCCAGGACTGGTCGAATGTTGGCTCTGACAGGAGCTTGGGAACTTCTGCAGGGAGACGGGAGCCCCGCACATTTGCTAAGTGATGCTTTTAGAATGCCCAATGCCCAGGAATGATTATTGCTGGTGCTTAATGGTGTCGTGTTTGCTGATCTGTGTTTAAACTGTCCGTGTCATACTGGAATTCCAAAATTCAAAACCAGTTATTTGTGAATATTAGTCAGAAATAGTATGCAGGACTGTTTCTCTGCGGTAACTGCCACACATTCTGAGTTCACACCGCTAATGTTTCGGAGCCAAGGAAGGTGTGTTTCATGTATATTCCCTTTCTTGTCCACCCTTCCATGGACTCTTGCTGCTGTCCGGTAATATTGGGTGACATTTGAACTTTAGATGCTGGGAAATCCCTGATGACGGTCCGGCCTCAGCTGGTGCTCTGAGGTTTTGCTCTTCAGAAGCCCACGGTGCACTGTGCTGGCTCCCGTGTAATCGGGCCCGTGACCACCCCTGTCACACTTAGAGCCTTGGTGTGGTTGTGCGTGCCCGCCTCTGAGATGTGTCCCTATTCCCTGCCTTTTGATAGATGCCGGGTTTTCTGCCGCAGACCGAGAAGCCAGCTTGGAGCTTATTAAACTGGACATCTCTAGGACCTTTCCTAATCTCTGCATTTTCCAGCAGGTAGGTGGGGGTTCTTTGTTGCTTTAAGTGTGTTTTGTCTAAACATCACAGGTGCCAAGCTGCCTGTGTTTGTAACCAAGTTTGAAAAGCACTGGGGTttggggggtgtgggtgggagaGGGCAGTCTTCTGTCATCACATTTAGACCTTTACAGAGGGCAGTCTTCCATCATCACATTTAGACCTTTATGGACGAGGGTAACTCACACTTCTGCTCTCAGGCAGCTCTGGCCCCTCATTACGGTGCATGTAGCCAGGCCTCAGTAGGTCTGGCCCAGGAAGGGCCTCGTGTGCTGCTCCACCTGACTGGGCATCCCTGGCCACGCCTTCGTGTTCAGGGCTGCACACACAGCCCTCCCTCAGAAGATGatcttggtggggagcctggggtGCTGGAAAGGGCGTGCGGAGGTCCTTGGCAGCTGTGGGCTGGAATGAGagtgggcttctttttttttttttaaagattttatttatttatttgacagagagagatcacaagtagacagagaggcaggcagagagagagagagggaagcaggctccctgctgagcagagagcccgatgcaggactcgatcccaggaccctgagatcatgacctgagccgaaggcagcggcttaacccactgagccacccaggcgcccgagagtgGGCTTCTAAGCAGATGGCCCAGTAGAGAGCGGTGACACCCCTGGGTGCAGAACCAGCCATGGGAGATGGGATGGAGTAGCCATGGGAGATTGAATGGCAGTAAAGAGAAATGTGGCCTCTCCCGTGGGGCTCTGAGCTGGCCCAGGAGGGGCTCAGGGCTGCTGGCCATGGATTTTGGAGTCATCAGAGCAGAGGGGTGTGGAGACCTCTTCTGGCAGCGGATGTTTACCCCGGGGGTTTTCTTTGACCCCTCCTGCATCCAGTCTGTAATGGTTTTTGCCAGGTCTGCATGTGAAGAAGTACCCTTGAGCCTGTCCTTTCCCTGTTCCCATTGCCCTTACTTGGTTCAGATTCCCGTCTTTTTGTGGATCTCTGTGCCAGCCCCCGCACAGGTCCCCGGCCTCCTCCATGCACTCACCTTGGCGCTTGCCAAGCAACCTTGGGATCCCCGACCTGATTCTGTCAGGCCTGTGTTTCTGGTGTCATGCTGTGTGCACACTGGATAACCAGTAAAAGGATAATGGAATGAACCAGAACAGAGAGTTCACCAGCCACGTAGAAGGAAGGAGCCAGGCACACAGATGCACGTGTTAGACACACGTGGGCTTGACAGAAATATAGGTGTGTCCCAGCACAGAGGAGCTGTGGCCACTGTGCTGGGGGTCCAGCAGGGGGTCTCGGGAATGGGGTCACTAAGGAAGGGGCCCTCAGACTGTGCTTGGACTGGGTTTGAGTGACAGTCTGACCAGACGATGGGAAAGACCCTCCAGGCGGAAGGAGGACTGGAACAGAAGCATCAGACGGTGGGTGGTGCAAGGGGTCCCCCTTCCCTCTGAAGGAACTCGAGCAGAGAGTGTGGAATTCAGTACTGTGGCCCCGCTTACCACCCCCAGGCCACGGTGGCCGCCCTGGGAGCCTGTGTgcttcagcagagagcccgacgtgggactcgatcccaggaccctgagatcatgacctgagccaaaggcagcggcttaacccactgagccacccaggcgcccgagcctGATGCTCTTGTCTTTCCTGTTGCATGACGGTCAGCGGTAGTGTTCAGGCGGGCCTCTGGCACTCTGCCCCTGAGCTCCCTGCCTGTCCTCCTTCTCCTACCCTGGTGGTACTGGATGCTGTCTCTTTTACTttcccatgtggggtttctttcttcttctctctgatatagagtgtttcttctttctcttcttggacaTAACGGAATGTGACGGTTTGGGCCATGGCGTTCTTCATAAGCCACACGTGGTCACCTGCAGAGTGTCTTCCTCCTCACACACCATGTACGCTTTCCTAACTTGGCTGTGCCCGCACAGTAGCTGTGGCTGCGGGCTATGGGGTCTGGACCCTGATGGTCCTTTCACGGTGTCTATGGACATACTGACATGGCGGGAGGCCCTGTGTGCCTGCCACTGTGCCCTCTTAGAAAACAGGAaattccagctcaggtcttgggtGGACAGGACTGGGAGAGCGTCAATTAAATGATTCCTCTCAGGACTCGACACTCACAGGGTATTTCTTAAACTCGCCATGCTGAAACGCACagaagaaacagacaatcattggggcggggggcagggggacggGTGGGTCACCTGCTCTGAAGAGCccaggggtggctggctggctggcttgtGGAACCTTAAAGGGGAGACAGTCACACAGCAGGAGCCAGACTGAGGATGCTTTCCGAGCAGGGTGTTAACGCCTGACCCATCCGCTTTTTCCCAAGCAGCTTTGTGGGTTGAGCTGCAGGCTCTGATTAACCGTGGATTGGCCGTTAACTCGTCAAATCATGCAGGCACGCAGGACGCATAGAGCTGCAAGCGTAATGCTTGGTCCCTTGTCCGCCCCGCAAGAGCAGCTGGTGTGGCCAGCGGTGGCAGCATTCTGTGTCATCCCGAGTACTAACCAGACTTACGCACGTATTGTTTTTTGGTGTGTTGATCCTTTTAGGGTGGTCCGTATCATGACATGTTGCACAGTATTTTGGGCGCTTATACTTGTTACCGACCGGATGTGGGTTATGTAAGtgaatctttttaatattttataatgttacCATTTAAAGAGAAAGTCAGAATATTGCCCAGCACAACTTAGCTGCAAACGTCAGGTTGAGtgccttcatttttttgttgttgtcaggGGTAGGGGGGTTGTGGAGAGTTTTGTGGTCCGTGAGTTGCCTCCGCTTTCTCATAAAGGGGCTGAGCTGACACGGCCGCTCTGCAGCACTAATCACATTATAACCgatttgactttcattttttgcgtgtgatttttttttcttagcattaaATTAGAAAAGCCTTTAAGCATAACCGTTGATACACTGTGCTGCTGTCCCCATGGCTTACAGCTGTGTGCACGTGACTGTAGACTAATAGGGTTAGACCCCAGCTCTGCAGCCCCGACATTATCCGTGCTGGAGGGCTGGCTGTCAGGTGCCAGATCTGCTCATGGTTTTCCATgtagcggggtggggggcggggcccgAGGGAGAGCAGGCAGGCACGGCCCATGTGGCCGAGCAGCCCGAGGGAGTGGGTGGGTGCTGCTGAGGCTCTCGGATCAGTGGTgggtgggggcgggtgggagTGTTTGTGGGCTCTGTGAACTTGGGGGTGTCTTGGTGCCTCTTTGAACCCGTGAAAGAGCAGTTCAGACCACGGTGGCTGCCGTGAGTTTaactccccttctctcctccctcaggTCCAGGGCATGTCATTTATCGCAGCTGTGCTGATCTTGAACCTAGATACTGCAGATGCCTTCATTGCTTTTTCTAATCTTTTGAATAAACCCTGCCAGATGGCGTTTTTCCGAGTGGACCATGGCCTTGTGAGTATCCCCAGGATGTGTGTCTTATTACACAGTCAGGTTGCTGATTGTTCTGTCTttttcagagggaaaaggagTCTGTTTTCCAAACACACGTTtcagagccatttgtatgtatttc
The DNA window shown above is from Neovison vison isolate M4711 chromosome 11, ASM_NN_V1, whole genome shotgun sequence and carries:
- the TBC1D14 gene encoding TBC1 domain family member 14 isoform X2, whose product is MEYEDKAGRPSKPPSPKQNVRKNLDFEPLSTTALILEDRPANLPAKPAEEAQKHRQQYEEMVVQAKKRELKEAQRRRRQLEERCRLEESIGNAVLTWNNEILPNWETMWCSRKVRDLWWQGIPPSVRGKVWSLAIGNELNITHELFDICLARAKERWRSFSTGGSEAENEDAGFSAADREASLELIKLDISRTFPNLCIFQQGGPYHDMLHSILGAYTCYRPDVGYVQGMSFIAAVLILNLDTADAFIAFSNLLNKPCQMAFFRVDHGLMLTYFAAFEVFFEENLPKLFAHFKKNNLTPDIYLIDWIFTLYSKSLPLDLACRVWDVFCRDGEGFLFRTALGILKLFEDILTKMDFIHIAQFLTRLPEDLPAEEVFASIATIQMQSRNRKWAQVLTALQRDSRDTEKGSPSLRH